AAACATTGCATTCCAAAAACTTACAAATATATCTACTATAAACACAATGTTATTGAAACCTTCATTCCTTTCAACAGTAAACTGAATTTCATAAACgacttataacaatttcatcatCTCGAACACAATTAGGCATTACAACATTCCTTATCTCATGTAAATGGTATTATAATCATACAGATCTAACCTATAGGTCTCATTAGACATTATCAAATCACATAaacctataaataataattagttaGCACTACAAAACAATAATATGCTCGAGATTTACATTATACCTTTTACTAGAATTGGAAATAGAGAGAACTAGGGAGATAAACATTCGAAAAATCATTGAAACAAccctaatttatatttttcttgaattcaaaacgtTTTAAAAGCCTCATGTGGCAAGGAATCCAAgagagaaactcataccttacTGTATAATTGAATCTATGAAAATCACCCTGTACTTTGCACtaaaatcttgaagaattaCCTTGAAATCACCTCAGGAGAACCGAgagtatttttatgttattgttaCGTTTGTTCAGTGTTTTTCAATCGTGGGTTTCTACTGGATAAACATGAGTCTAAGTCTTAGGAATTGAATATTGACTAATTCAATATCACTATAAACATCAACGTCAACGTAAGTTAAATTGTGAATGTGAATGTTAATGTGAATATAAACGCAAACATAAACTTTGACATCAATGTTAACGTCAACGATAATGTGAGCATAAACGTCAAggtgaacgtcaatgtcaatgtcaacatctacgtaatgtcaacgtcaatattaatgtcaacataaatgtcAATGTAACCGTAAACATCATCTGTAACGTCAATGTGAGTGCATAAACATGAattcaacatcaacaacaatgtcaacatcaacgtcaacgTTAGTGTCAGTATCAACattaacatcaacatcaatgtcaatgtcaatgtaaatATCATCTTCAATGTTAACATGAACATGAATGTCAATATAAATGTGAACGTGAACGTGAATTCAACGTCAATGTCAAGgtaaacatcaatgtcaatgtgaatgtaaacgttaatataaatatcagcatgaacatcaatgtgaacgtcaaaGTGAATGTCTACTTAAACGTCAACATCTTTGGTGAATGCTAacgtcaacatgaacatcaacgtcaacgtcaatgttaacatcaacatcaacatcaatttcAGTGTGAACGTAAACATAAAcatgaacatgaacatcaagGTGAATAGTAATGTCATCTTAAATGCgaatgtcaacgtcaatgtgaacatcaaggTATGCATAAATGTCCATGCTAATCTAAATGTCAACGTCAACGTCAACATAAATGTTTACATCAACATATACGTTAACATCAACATAAAGTCAAAGAGAACGTCAACGCTAACATTAACGTTTAtatgaacatcaacatgaacatcatcGTCAAGGTCAATGACAATGTGAATGTGAATATTAACATAaacgtgaacgtcaatgtgTACATCAATATCAATTTTAATATGAACGTCAATATCAAGGTCAAATTTAACGTCAATGTGAATATGAACATGAACGTCAACGTCAAAGTGAACGCCAATGTCAACTTCAATATTAATGttaatgtgaacgtcaacatgaaCATGAACATGAACATAAACATGAATGTtaatgtcaatgtgaatgtaaacataaacatcagcataaacatcaacataaatatcaGCATGAATGTCAATATAGACGTCAACATGGACGTGAAcgtcaacatttacatgaatgTCAACGTGAATCTGAATGTCAACATGACCTTGAACGTCAACATGAACCTAAATGTCAACGTGAATTTGAACTTCAATGTGAATGTGAAAGTCAACGTGAACCTGAATGTCAActatcaatgtcaatgtcaacattaATGTAGGCGTCAACGAgaatgtcaacataaatgtgaacatcaacgtcaatgtgaacgtgAATGTGAACCTCAATgtaaatgtgaacatcaacgtcaacatcaatataaatGTTAACTTGaaatgtcaacatcaatgtcaacataaatgtgaatgtcaacattAATGGAAACAAcaacatgaacgtcaatgtcaatgttaatgtgaatgtgaatgtgAACTTCAACATTAATGTGAATGCAAACGTTAACGTTAACATAAAATCaatgtaaatataaaatttaacgTGAATGTtaacgtcaacatcaacatgaatatcaatgtaaatatgaacgtgaatgtcaacataaatTTCAATGTCAATGTAAATGTCAACATTAATGTTTATGTCAACGTCAATGTTAACGACCATGTAAACGTCAACGTTAATGTTaacgtgaacgtcaatgttTACATTTACATGAATGTCAATGTTAATGTTAATatgaacgtcaacatcaatgttAATTTGAACATCAACGTTAATGTATACATCAATGTGATGCCAATATGATCGTGAATATCAACGTGAACATGAACGTCTACATCAAAGTCAATGTGAATATGaccatcaacatgaacatcaacttgaacgtcaatgtgaatgtcaatttgaacatcaacatgaatatcaacgtcaatgtaaacgtgaacgtgaacgtcaacataaatTGAGAATATGAACTTTAACATGAACGTGAGTGTGAGCATGaacgtcaacataaatgtgaacatcaatgttaTCATCAACGATAATGGGAACATAAAAATTAACGTAAACatcaatatcaaaatcaatgtcaatgtcaacatcaatgttCACATTAATgtcaacataaaaatcatcttGAATGTCAACGTCAAAGTAAACATGTAAATATGTATTCAAAatcaacgtcaacatcaacgtcaatgtgaacatgaacatgaacgtcaatgtgaacgtcGATGTAAATGTCAATCTTAATgttaacatcaacatcaatatgaacatcaacaaaaatgtaaacgtgaacgtcaatgttAACATGAACCTTAACAGAAATGTGAATTTAACGTTAATGTCAACGTGAACGTAAAGATCAGCCTGAACGTTAACGTAAATGTCAAAATGAACATGAACAAGAATGTGAACGTGAATGTAAACATGAATGTGAACGTCAAAGTGAATGTAAACTTCAGTGTGAATGTAAACTGAACTTGAACGTGAAAATCAACTTCAACATCATCGTAAGTATATGCAAGAATGTCAACGTCACTGTAAACACCAACATGAACATTAATGCCAACGGAAACATTAGTGTCAACGTGAATTTGAAcgtaaacatcaacatgaatgtcaaGGTGAACATGAAAGTAAACACAAATGGTAACGTTAAAGTCAACATCAATGTGACCATcaacatacatataaatgacAACGTtaatgtcaacgtcaatgtcaatgtaaatattagcatcaacatcaacatctaTGTAAACATCAACGTAAATATCAACGAgaacatcaacatgaatatGAACATGAATTTGAACATTAACATCTCCGTAAAAATCAACGTAAATGTTAAAGTCAACATCAATATAATCGTCAAAGTCAACATCACCGTCATCACAAATgtgaacatgaacatcaatgtgaactTGAACCTCAACGTAACGGAGAATTCCACGTCAACATCAAGataaaaatcaacataaatgtcaacGTGAACATCAACTTGAACATCAACGCAaatgtcaacgtcaacataAATGTCAGTGTCAGCGCAAATATCTGTGTAAATATCAATttgaacgtcaatgtcaattTCAATGTGAAcgtaaacataaacatcaacatgaacgtcAAGGTGAATATGAACGTGAACTTAAATGTGAACGTCAATATGAACATCAACATATACATTCAACATCCATACAACGTAAATGTAAAAGTCAATGTTAAAATCAACATCTATGCCAATATCAATATAAATGTCAATGACAAcgtgaatgtcaacatcaacgtgAACATGAAGatcaacgtcaacatcaacatcaatatgaatgtcaacataaatgtcaatgtgaacgtgaAGATTAAGGAAAACACAAACATCAATGTGTATGTCAATGTCAATTTTAGCATGAACGATAATGTAAaagtcaacatcaacatcaatatcaacGTGAAAGTCAATGTgaacgtgaacatcaatgtcaacgtcaatgtgACCATCAACATAAACGTCAATGTTAATATTAATGTGAAAGTCAACAAGAACGTGACGTCAACGTGAATATAAACGTGAATGTCtatgtgaacgtcaacatctTAACGTTAATGTGAATATGCACATAAATGTCAGcgtgaacgtcaacataaatATTAGTGTGAATGTAACGTAAACATCAGCATTGATGTAAACGTCAACGTGAACctaaacatcaacatcaatgtaaacatAAATGTGAACCTGAATCTCTATGTCAatcaacgtcaacatcaacatcaatgttATAGTGAACGTAAATGTCAACGTAAATatgaacgtcaacatcaatatcaatataaccattaacacgaatgtcaacgtcaacgtgaaaatcaacatcaacataaatatcaatGGAAACGTGAACATGAACGGGAATGTGAACATTAACTTAAATATGAACGTCAATGTGTACATTGAAGTCAACgttaatgtcaatgtgaacatgaACCTCAATGTAAACattaatataaatagaaatGTAAACGTCAACGTGAACGTGTTGGTGAACGTTAACGTAAACATAAACGTCAATATGAGTATAAACTTaaacatcaatgtgaacgtAAACATTAACttcaatgtcaacatcaatgtgaacgtcaatgcAAACGTCAGTGTGAAGGTTAACCTTGAACGTCAATATGAACGTGAATGTCAAATTGAATGTGAATATCTACGGCAAAGTCAACATGAACATGACcatcaatgtgaatgtcaatatAAATGTCAATTTTAAAATCAACGTGGACATCAACGTCAAGGAGAACGTCAACGTAAATTGTGAATATGAACGTGAGCGTGAACATGAACgtcaacaaaaataacaacgtaaacatcaattttaacatcaatgtcaacatcaacatctacgccacatcaacatgaacatgaacgttaacgtcaatgtcaacattaacatgaacgtcaacataaatgtgaacATAAATGTAAACGTGACGTGAATCTCAATGTAAATATGAATTCCACATCAACATCAAGGTGAACGTCAATAACAACGTGAATGTAAATGTCAACATAAACGTCAGcatgaacatcaatgtaaacatcaatatgaacataaacgtcaatgtaaacatcaacgTAAATGTGAACGTCAAAGTGAAATTCAACTTAAATGCCTGTGAGAACATCAAACTTGAACGTCcatgtgaacatcaatgtcaatatAAGTGTTATCGTCAACGTAAACATCTATGTGAATGTCAATGTTAGTGTCAACGTCAATTTCGACATGAACATAAACTTAAAAATCAACATAAACGTCAAGACAAACATGaacgtcaacataaatgtgaacgtcaacatgaaCATGAATATTAACGTCAATTTGAATATCAATGTACGCTTAAATATCCAtatcaatgtcaatgtaaatgtcaatATCAACATTATAATCTATGTTAAAATCAACGTAAACTTTAATGATTATGTGAACGTGAGCGTCAACATCAATCCAAACATGATCATCATCGTCAACGTTAATGTGAAAGTaaacataaatttcaatttgaaCGTCAAAGCGAATGTGAACATTAACGTAAACATGAAGGTCAATGTGTATGTAACACCTCATATCCAAAACAcaccaaaaacaaaattttcgGAAAAAATTGGTGCATCGACAATGGCCAATTGATGGACTGTAGCCTGACCCACATTCCATCCTGCACATCTGTCGATTGAGTCAGAAACCTTCAAAAATCCTAGTCCATAAAATTTTACAAACTGTTGAATGACAGACGAACTTTTGGTATGTAGGTCAGTCTACGGTCTGTAGTCTGAGTCAGTCGATCGACACCCCATTAACCCACTCTCTAATACGAACCACGATTGACAAGAATGACCGTCATTCGATCTAGGGTCTGTATGTCTGACGTTAGATGGAAATTAATAGACAATTAGGGGAAAATGAAGTTTGGTCAACtttaaatgatcataactcttagtataaaatgaattaggagtTCCATGACATagccacagatagataattgaattagatttccatagccaccaaccTTGCAAAAATAGACCTCTGAGTGAaacgttatgcccattttagtaaaggcctttTAAACAGACCCAACTTACGGACCCTAATGACGGGCTATCAATTTAACAATGGACAATCAGTCCAAATCGTTTTTTGGTCCAACATCAATTAACTGGGGTCTTTTGGTGTTTTCCCACTTAGTTTAAGCCCTAAGTTACGTCGTGTtcaccctaaatcatcatattttagtcacaTTAAACcctagaaacataaataaaacttacctaagtcaaaaaaataataaaaactttgAAAAGTAGAAGCAAGAAAGAAGAAATTGATCAAGAACCCTAGTCAAGAATGCGAAAAAGTTCTAacagttccagccccgaaatcATAATGTTATTCTGTGAATTTAATCACCAAGTATGTTGGATTTCACtaatgggttcctttcacctCTTAGGtgcctagttttcagtcagattactgattcccatatcatgattagacctagggttttcTACAACTTCAACACAACATTATGAATTTAGTAGTTATATGTTtcaaattagattatcatgttattactcagattattacataaatttcaaaactctagctatgtatttctttagttcttgaattacacatgctaggtcagatattttagtttttcagttatacatgcctaagttattaatgcatcattatcatattaaatgttgcattctaagTTTGCATATTATGTTTTAAGCTATCTAgcatttacagaaactcagacataatcagttaactagataaatcaatgggagtagcataatacctaGTTGGACTAGGGCTTAGCATACCCAACAAGTCCCAGAtatactagccaagtaggttgtaagtcccttcTATCGGTAATCcatttagtgatcacgctagCATGTCTTTATACCGCTGGtggggtatattgggtcctcttgtaGGGGCTCAtgcatcggactccacattgagctcatgtagttttattatcttttattagTAGCTCCCGTAGTTTAGTCAGACTCTATTGTAAtgaccatttattagtatattcagtatttacttacaacatgttataaattggtcattgcattcaattAGCTAAAAATTCTATACatcatgttcaaattattattctttcttttgtacttgttcaattatgttttatttaagcttTCTCTATTCTTCATGCTCATTACCTTCAAAAACAGACGCATACGTgctctacatcttctcgtgatgtaagTTTAGGCTCTCAGCATCCAAATCTCGCTTAGATCGATTTCCCAATAtacagttcagcagattcagtggggagtcctcattcttcgaggacaatagtcatgattcattttattcatttagtttcagttttttctagACTTAACTGAGGCTTGTCCCAGAATTTCCAATCAGTTataggcttatttcagacatagttagtttcatctTAGTAGTGAGTTAATGAATTCTTTGTTTAAactcactttttttaaatatctctgttatagaatatgggtattccccatctttttagATTAAACAATGATTAAGCTTCCGCATTCAGTTTAATATCTTTAGTATTCTCATGATCATACCAGTAGGGTTAGCTTGAAATCTGTTGTGGTCGTAGGTTCCGTGTCCGTGTCTCGGCTGTAGATCGAGGTGTGACAGTGTACGTCAACATCAATAttaatgtgaacgtcaatgtcaatatcaacgtgaacgtcaatgtcaacatgaacgtcaacgtcaaagtaaatgtcaacgtcaatgtcaatatGAACGTTAACATGAACATCTATGTTAATGTTAATGTGAATGTTAAAGTGAATGTTAAAATGAACGTGAATGTGTACATGAACGTTAATGTCTCAACGTGAGTGCGAACTAAACATAAACATCAGTATGAATGTAAGCATAAACATCAGCGTGAACGTCAAAGTAAATGTCAACATGGACATGAACGAAAAAGTAAACGTCAATGTAAATgtaaatgtgaatgtcaacgtgAACGTGAACGTCACCTTGAACCTGAATGTCTATGTCAACTTCAACATCGACATCAACATCAACGTAAGCGTCAACGAGATAATTAATGTTAAGGTGAATGTTAATGACAATGTGAAAGGAACCGTCAATGTCAACGTAAATATGAACGTCAATATcaatgtcaatatatatatatgttaatatgAATGTAAAAATCAACATGAGcgtcaacgtcaatgtgaacgtcaatgtaaatgtgaatgtcaatgtgaacatgaAAGTGAATATGAACGTGAAAGTGAATAAGAACGTTAACTTAAATGTTAACGTCAGCTTACATATCAATGTgtacatcaacatcaacatcaactttAACttgaatgtcaatgtcaatgtcaatatgAACGTCAATATGAACGTGGAAGTCAATGTAAACGTCAATGTAAATAGCAACATGAATGTCAATATTAATGTTACCTTTAACGTGAACGTGAACATGCATGTAAACGTTAACTTAAACGTTAATGTGAACGTAAACACCAATATGaacgtcaacataaatgtgaacGTGAACGTCAATATGAACGTCAACCTCAACATCACCGTCAATGTGAACTTCACTGTAATtgtcaatgtgaacgtcaatatgaatatcaacataaatgttAGTATAAAAATTTACGTGAACGCCAATATGAATGTCAGTGTCAACATGaacgtgaacatcaacatcaacttcaatgtaaaaatcaactttaatgtcaacatgaacgtcaatttgaacatcaatgtcaatgtcaacgtcaatgtcCACGTAAACATCAAGGTGAAtctcaacataaacataaacgtcaatgtcaatgtgaaaataaacgtcaatgtaaacatcaacttctacatcaacgtcaacataaatgtgaacTTAAACGTCAATGTCAACCACAACGTAAACGTGAATTCGACGTAAATATCAAGGTGAACGTCAACTTAAACGTCAATTTGAACATGAACGTCAAAATCAACATCTGCGTGACTGTCgatgtcaacatcaacatcaacgtgaacgtcaatttcaatgtaaacatcaacataaatgtgaatgtcaacatcaatTACAATGTGAACGTaaatgtaaacatcaacatgaatgtaAACgtaaatgtgaacgtcaatgtgaacatgAACGTCAACGTCAATGCCAATATAAATGTCAGCATCGACGTCAACGTCAACATAAAAGTCAACATCAACATCTGTCAGACCCCAAAAATGtcttaggtgaactagagacCAAAATGTTAGTATtgatggtctaaggtcctaaataggtctaatatatggtttaaaggcagtagctaaagtattaggtgcATTAAAAATCAAACATCAAGGTACGACTAAGATGTTCGACGAATAAGTCACTTTTgagcctcatatgtggtttttatgttttattgtgTGATTCAAAAGTTTTAAAGTCCGTAAATGAGTTATTGCAGCATGCATAGGTAGTGTGTCGAGTTTTATGGAATGTGGAGGTCAAAtatccaagaacatccatgacgttcaaaagatATGCCTTGGAGTGACGCCCAGGGTCTttgcatgtttcgtcgagttttaaaTGTtcgttttttatgaaatttatgtgagagatgataaaataatagaagATCGTATTCGGTTGTAAACGTCAAAAAAATTATCCCAAgaaccatccaagggtccttgagaaaggATCCAAACTCAATGTCAAGACTATCCCAGGCAGCCCCTAATGACTGAGGCATCGACGGCTCATGGGccaatcgacgccccgtcgaagGGTGGCGTCGGTGGAGACTAAGTCTTGGGAGGAAGGATGACCTTAACAAGTCTCTGACCCAACAAACGGATGGACAGGAAGGTCCGTTTGTGGACAACTAGTCCGCCGACTGTCCACCATCGATGGTCATGTCCGTACGTGCAGTTTCACTGCCAAGCTAGGGATGAATTTGTAAATTCACCTCACTTCAAAAAATAGACTTTGGAGGTTTCTAAGGGGTATATTtggtattttaaatgtgtacATATGTGCtaaacatattgaagacttcgtttttttaaaatcaaattcccaaaatcccttcaaaaatctaaaagacTCCATCGAAGTCCAAATGAAGGAATAGCTGTGCGGTGACGTTTTGAgtggaaattcttcatcaaagtagAGAGAGTGTATGAGTGGACTCTCTTTTTGCTaattaagtgagtcttagaatATCTCTTATTGAGAAAATTTCATGATAGAAAGTATCCAAAGTGAAGTTAAGACACTTTATTTTGACAGTGAAGGAGTTCATTGTAACAGTGAGTTAGTTCACTGTATGTGTTTCCttaaaaatgtgaataatttcttatgtgatttcttatgtgtttctaaggtgttattTTTACTCTTATGCTATAATATggcattttaattaaaaagagcatgtttctACTAAATGTTTGATTGTATGATTTTATGAATTAAgccacacttagtacaagtgtttgtacaAATTCCAGACATTTTAttatatctaaaggtgtaggttaAAAGGTGAGAAAGATCGTGAAGGAAAGCTTGGATTCTAG
The sequence above is a segment of the Solanum lycopersicum chromosome 10, SLM_r2.1 genome. Coding sequences within it:
- the LOC138338747 gene encoding uncharacterized protein, giving the protein MHVHVHVKGNINIDIHVAIYIDVYIDFHVHIDVHIDIDIDIQVKVDVDVDVQVHIDVHVHICDDGDVDFDDYIDVDFNIYVDFYGDVNVQIHVHIHVDVLVDIYVDVYIDVDVDANIYIDIDVDINVVIYMYVDGHIDVDFNVTICVYFHVHLDIHVDVYVQIHVDTNVSVGINVHVGVYSDVDILAYTYDDVEVDFHVQVHVNIDVHVYIFVDVHIDVDVNIKIDIYIDVHIDVHVHVHIDVDVDVHVDVQGHVDIQIHVDIHVNVDVHVHVDVYIDIHADIYVDVYADVYVYIHIDINIHVYVHVHVHVDVHININIEVDIGVHFDVDVHVHIHIDVKFDLDIDVHIKIDIDVHIDVHVYVNIHIHIVIDLDDDVHVDVHINVNVSVDVLFDFMLMLTKIKTRRNTGRRVGKAASGGNQAPPQAPVAGVQVPVNLAALTDGNVREALV